In Crinalium epipsammum PCC 9333, the following are encoded in one genomic region:
- a CDS encoding nSTAND1 domain-containing NTPase: MKRYALVIGISAYDSNYLPKLAKPAASAEAIAQILEQHGDFQEVRRLPANWLSSDRSEVGISKLTANELSKELKRLLEVQLKDGGEALIYFSGHGFVMPDNMGESEAFLAASDTQIGVENGQVIWQRNSISLRSLSKKFSESKVNNLVVLLDCCHSGSLIESKVVQQVLTFAGDRSIALMAACRDFEKAYEGGAESPYSIFTTALLTGLSRSQNENAEEVTSNKLNTVIEQELRGTGQEPVCLIYKQPMTIVRYSAIAPGILPAKTELQRDNPYLGLYPFEEKDAERFFGREQVIWDVINCIDHNPFLAVMGSSGSGKSSLIKAGVLPKLRQRYQWQIAVMTPGKNPRQKLIEVLEQRQTEETTFLLIIDQFEEVFTLCEDQVECQGFFRLIAKEVSKSEYETRIAVVIRADFMSKCGDYAEIADLINASRPTGYVVKSLCLPEFRTDIEQAIALPALRQGVSFESGLVAEIVSDVIADPGALPLLQYALKELWKVCIEQPENPEPCLTWKGYEQIGKVGGALTKQANLIYDSFSKAEQQFVRYLFAEELVQLGEGEKVTRRRTTWKRLESIAYPPELTKELVREVVNQLAIQRLIVTDEETVEVAHESLLSEWALLKQWIDTDREKIRLKHRIESECRDWQEKYQKSDKALLMGALLATVEEKLDWEKLPEAEYVKKSLEKRDHELTFYRATLIGAVASLFCITVIAIFAGVKWQAADRGQIEALTTSSTAKFNENRNSFNALIDALKAAEQLKNSIVLAKNPESQSQVIGALIQARAFVKERNRIEQHNNYVSTVSYSPDGKLIATGSGDNTVKLWDLERRKFKTLPKQKNAISSVSFNHNSSKIATASYDGTVKLWNAKGNLIKTLQQPNKMPVYSVTFSPDGTIATASSDATVKLWDKNGNFLQTLNDKKTPDGHKKAVYSVSFSPNGNTIATGSHDKTVKIWTQQQGKWKINILNGHTKMVTKVSFNGKGDLLASASNDKTAILWDLKTRKQRIKLTGHIDGVKDISFNPKEPIIATASADNKIKLWDLKGKLLNTLAGHTSRVNSISFKPDGSILASGSNDKTVKLWAIKNNWLTVLTTYENSADLVKISPDGQIIATASNNQLKLFQKKTPDSQILATGSNNQLKLLQDKNFENRISDFSFSLNSQKVAIANWDGTVQLWNRQDNSFKDLPGKRDQEMLSVSISPDGEIAAGTQAGLIQLWAKDQRSLGSFPAHKTKIFSIKFSPDNNIIASADDGGNIKLWNRKSKKLQDFWQSNNSPIYSIDFSPDSQILATASEDNTVKLWKQDSKGKYILIKTLKHDGGVASVSFSKDGNLLASASDDKIVRIWTKDGTLIKKLTGHQDEVTSVSFSPNDNNILASSSSDQKVLLWDLDKLTVDELRKDGCEWLQDYRKNNSNAPSDICNDVK; this comes from the coding sequence ATGAAACGATATGCTTTAGTGATTGGGATTTCTGCCTATGATAGTAATTATTTACCTAAGCTTGCCAAACCTGCGGCTAGTGCTGAAGCGATCGCCCAAATTTTAGAACAACACGGCGATTTTCAGGAAGTGCGCCGCTTACCTGCTAACTGGTTAAGCAGCGATCGCAGTGAAGTTGGGATTAGTAAACTGACTGCCAATGAACTCAGTAAAGAACTCAAACGATTACTAGAGGTACAGTTAAAAGATGGTGGCGAAGCTTTAATATATTTTAGTGGTCATGGCTTTGTTATGCCCGATAATATGGGTGAATCAGAGGCATTTCTCGCAGCTTCAGATACCCAGATTGGGGTGGAAAACGGGCAGGTAATTTGGCAACGCAACAGTATTTCTCTGCGTAGTCTCAGTAAGAAATTCTCAGAATCAAAGGTTAATAATTTAGTTGTCTTATTAGATTGCTGTCACTCAGGATCATTAATTGAAAGCAAAGTTGTGCAGCAGGTGCTAACATTTGCAGGCGATCGCTCAATTGCTTTGATGGCAGCTTGTCGTGATTTTGAAAAAGCTTATGAGGGAGGAGCAGAGTCACCCTACAGTATTTTTACAACTGCACTGCTGACAGGATTATCTCGATCACAGAATGAAAATGCAGAAGAAGTAACTAGCAATAAGCTGAATACAGTAATCGAACAAGAACTTAGGGGTACAGGACAAGAACCTGTTTGTTTAATTTACAAACAGCCAATGACAATTGTTAGGTATAGTGCGATCGCACCAGGTATTCTCCCTGCAAAAACAGAATTACAACGTGACAATCCTTATTTAGGTCTTTACCCATTTGAAGAAAAAGACGCAGAGCGTTTTTTTGGACGAGAACAAGTAATTTGGGATGTCATTAACTGTATTGACCATAATCCTTTTTTGGCAGTAATGGGTTCCTCTGGTAGTGGCAAATCTTCCTTAATTAAAGCAGGTGTGCTACCTAAATTAAGACAGCGATATCAATGGCAAATTGCCGTGATGACTCCTGGTAAAAATCCTCGTCAAAAATTAATTGAAGTTCTCGAACAGCGTCAAACTGAAGAAACAACATTTCTCTTGATAATTGACCAATTTGAAGAAGTCTTTACATTATGTGAAGATCAAGTTGAGTGTCAAGGTTTTTTTCGATTAATTGCCAAGGAAGTAAGTAAATCTGAGTATGAAACTCGAATTGCGGTTGTAATTCGAGCAGACTTTATGTCTAAGTGTGGAGACTATGCAGAAATTGCTGATTTAATCAATGCTTCCCGCCCAACTGGTTACGTGGTCAAGTCTTTATGTTTACCAGAGTTTAGGACAGACATAGAACAAGCGATCGCACTCCCTGCTCTTCGACAAGGAGTTTCATTTGAATCAGGATTAGTAGCAGAAATTGTTTCCGATGTTATTGCTGACCCTGGCGCTTTACCACTATTGCAATATGCCTTAAAAGAACTGTGGAAAGTTTGTATTGAACAGCCAGAAAATCCAGAACCTTGTCTTACTTGGAAAGGATATGAACAAATTGGTAAAGTAGGGGGAGCATTAACCAAACAAGCTAACTTAATATACGACAGTTTTAGCAAAGCAGAACAGCAATTTGTCCGATACTTATTTGCTGAAGAACTCGTACAGCTTGGAGAAGGAGAAAAAGTCACTCGTCGTCGTACAACTTGGAAACGTTTAGAATCTATAGCTTACCCACCAGAATTAACTAAGGAATTAGTTAGAGAAGTCGTCAATCAGTTAGCTATTCAGCGATTGATAGTAACTGATGAAGAAACAGTCGAAGTAGCTCACGAATCTTTATTATCAGAATGGGCGCTATTGAAACAGTGGATTGATACAGACAGAGAAAAAATCCGTCTCAAGCATCGCATAGAATCAGAATGTCGTGATTGGCAAGAAAAGTATCAAAAATCAGATAAAGCTTTGCTGATGGGTGCTTTATTAGCAACAGTTGAAGAGAAACTTGATTGGGAAAAGTTACCAGAAGCAGAGTATGTTAAGAAAAGTCTAGAAAAGCGCGATCATGAACTTACTTTTTATCGCGCAACGTTGATAGGTGCAGTTGCATCTCTATTTTGCATTACAGTTATTGCTATTTTTGCTGGAGTTAAATGGCAAGCTGCTGATCGCGGTCAGATTGAAGCCTTAACCACATCTTCAACCGCCAAATTTAACGAAAATCGCAATTCATTTAATGCTTTAATAGACGCTCTCAAAGCAGCAGAACAGCTAAAAAATTCCATCGTGCTTGCAAAAAATCCAGAATCACAATCTCAAGTCATCGGCGCACTTATACAAGCTCGTGCCTTTGTAAAAGAGCGCAACCGTATAGAACAACATAATAATTACGTTAGCACTGTTAGCTATAGTCCTGACGGTAAATTAATTGCCACTGGCAGTGGTGACAACACAGTAAAACTTTGGGATCTAGAGCGTAGAAAATTTAAAACTCTACCCAAGCAAAAAAATGCAATTAGCAGCGTCAGCTTTAATCACAATAGCTCCAAAATTGCTACTGCTAGCTATGATGGCACTGTCAAACTTTGGAATGCTAAAGGCAATTTAATTAAAACATTACAGCAGCCTAATAAAATGCCAGTTTATAGTGTAACTTTTAGCCCTGATGGAACAATCGCCACTGCAAGTTCGGATGCAACTGTCAAATTATGGGATAAAAATGGCAATTTCCTTCAAACACTAAACGATAAAAAAACTCCCGACGGACATAAAAAAGCAGTCTACAGTGTTAGTTTTAGTCCTAATGGCAATACGATCGCCACTGGTAGCCATGACAAAACAGTAAAAATCTGGACTCAGCAACAAGGAAAATGGAAAATAAACATTTTAAATGGGCATACAAAAATGGTTACTAAAGTTAGCTTTAATGGCAAAGGAGACTTACTTGCTAGTGCTAGTAACGATAAAACAGCCATATTGTGGGACTTAAAAACACGCAAGCAGCGAATAAAACTTACAGGACACATTGATGGAGTTAAAGATATCAGCTTCAATCCCAAGGAGCCGATAATTGCTACTGCTAGTGCTGATAATAAAATCAAACTTTGGGATTTAAAAGGAAAACTATTAAACACTCTGGCAGGACATACAAGCAGAGTTAACAGCATCAGTTTCAAGCCAGATGGCAGCATCTTAGCTTCTGGTAGTAACGACAAAACTGTTAAATTATGGGCTATAAAAAATAATTGGTTGACAGTTTTGACAACATACGAAAATTCAGCCGATCTTGTTAAAATTAGTCCAGATGGTCAAATCATAGCTACTGCTAGTAATAATCAGCTTAAGTTATTTCAGAAGAAAACCCCAGATAGTCAAATTCTAGCTACTGGTAGTAATAATCAGCTTAAGTTATTGCAAGATAAAAATTTTGAAAATAGAATTAGTGATTTCAGCTTTAGTCTTAACAGTCAAAAAGTTGCTATAGCAAATTGGGATGGCACAGTACAATTATGGAATCGTCAAGATAATTCATTCAAAGATTTACCTGGAAAGCGTGATCAAGAAATGTTGAGTGTCAGCATTAGTCCTGATGGTGAAATCGCTGCTGGAACTCAGGCTGGATTAATTCAACTTTGGGCAAAAGATCAAAGATCATTAGGAAGTTTTCCAGCACATAAGACAAAGATATTTAGCATAAAATTTAGCCCTGATAACAACATAATTGCCAGTGCGGATGACGGAGGTAATATCAAACTGTGGAATCGAAAGAGCAAAAAATTACAAGATTTTTGGCAATCAAATAATAGCCCAATTTACAGTATTGATTTCAGTCCAGATAGCCAAATATTAGCTACTGCGAGTGAGGACAATACTGTCAAGTTGTGGAAACAAGATAGTAAAGGTAAATATATACTTATTAAAACGCTCAAACATGACGGCGGGGTAGCCAGCGTTAGTTTTAGCAAAGATGGTAATCTTCTTGCTAGTGCTAGTGACGATAAAATTGTAAGAATTTGGACAAAAGACGGGACATTAATTAAAAAATTGACAGGGCATCAGGATGAAGTGACATCAGTGAGTTTTAGTCCTAATGATAATAACATCCTTGCTAGTTCTAGTTCAGACCAAAAAGTACTGCTTTGGGATTTAGATAAATTAACTGTAGACGAATTAAGGAAAGATGGATGTGAGTGGCTACAGGACTATAGGAAAAATAATTCCAATGCTCCATCTGATATCTGCAATGATGTAAAATAA
- a CDS encoding PAS domain S-box protein, which yields MIPEQMQILRESCIDDIALKLLPNILSAIETRSERTQMPISFQAALLDQVCNAVIATDVEGKIIYWNRFAHTLFQWTAEEVIGKHIYNVIMAKDIPQLAEAILVNRDQATVWQGSFVTKRKDDTQFVADITHAVIRDVDGLKGFLSVCVDTTDRRRSEVALKQSAANLKAIFNSSLQAVVMIDWDYQIQAFNKTANDWALKIYHKNLNEYNSINDFLIADEIYDFHRAFNAAIKGKSLKIEKLFKGIKGDSYWFEINYCPVLDDARQVIGVCQVALNIDQQKKAIDELAKSEERFRSLVQNSSDIITVLEADGSIRYVSPSVKLILGYQPEELVGKNVFDYIHPQDQSNAKSEFAERLKQPGVVGLTEIRLHHGSGKWIDVEVAVNNLLQEASTKGVVVNCRDISERKQAEIVLKQQTIREQALHRFTRMMRSYLDLETICAIAAQEITLILQVERVEIQQYLPYEQVWLIVAEYPQQTGQLNSLGVQVPDVDYEISTKLKQLQVVKIQNTDNKDTEASQINLRYQGAWLLVPLHFQQHLWGSLSLCNGIEEWQQSQVELVSAIADQLAIAIQQAQLYQQSSAINADLESQVQERTAQLEQKIEELEQLNILKDDFLSTVSHELRTPLSNMKMAIQMLKIAPTSERRQRYLEILESECARETELINDLLDLQRLEVASYSISLDKINLLEWIPTIVTPFYSRIQQHQQNLKVDLSPDLPIIVSDRTSLGRIISELLHNACKYTPPGDQIVFNVSYTANYSSKTVEQSNLIIFTISNQVEIPASELPRIFDKFYRVPNADPWKQGGTGLGLALVQKLIEQMEGTIQVESSGGWTTFMVQIPHRPSEHLRSANPRMLT from the coding sequence ATGATACCGGAACAAATGCAGATATTGCGTGAGTCTTGTATAGATGACATCGCCCTTAAGCTGTTGCCAAATATTCTTTCAGCTATCGAAACTAGATCGGAACGGACACAAATGCCAATAAGTTTCCAAGCTGCTCTTCTAGATCAAGTTTGTAACGCGGTCATTGCTACTGATGTAGAAGGTAAAATAATTTATTGGAACCGCTTTGCTCACACTCTTTTTCAATGGACAGCAGAAGAAGTTATTGGTAAACATATCTATAATGTGATAATGGCAAAGGACATTCCCCAGCTAGCAGAAGCTATTCTGGTGAATCGGGATCAAGCGACTGTGTGGCAAGGTAGCTTTGTTACTAAACGTAAAGATGACACACAGTTTGTGGCGGATATCACTCATGCTGTTATCCGAGATGTTGATGGGCTTAAAGGCTTTCTTAGTGTTTGTGTAGACACGACAGATCGCAGACGTTCAGAAGTAGCTTTAAAACAATCGGCAGCAAACTTGAAAGCAATTTTTAATAGCAGCTTGCAAGCTGTTGTGATGATTGATTGGGATTATCAAATTCAAGCATTTAACAAAACCGCTAACGATTGGGCTCTAAAAATTTATCATAAAAATTTGAATGAATATAATTCAATTAACGATTTTCTCATTGCAGATGAAATCTATGATTTTCATCGAGCGTTTAATGCTGCTATTAAAGGTAAATCATTAAAAATAGAAAAGTTGTTTAAGGGAATTAAGGGCGATAGTTATTGGTTTGAAATTAATTATTGTCCTGTCTTGGATGACGCAAGACAAGTAATTGGTGTATGTCAAGTTGCGCTCAATATTGATCAACAGAAAAAAGCAATTGATGAATTAGCTAAAAGTGAAGAACGTTTTCGTTCTTTGGTTCAAAATTCATCAGATATTATTACTGTTTTAGAGGCAGACGGTAGTATCCGTTATGTTAGTCCTTCTGTAAAGTTGATTTTGGGTTATCAACCAGAGGAATTGGTTGGTAAAAACGTTTTTGACTACATTCATCCGCAAGATCAATCAAATGCTAAAAGTGAATTTGCTGAAAGGTTAAAACAACCAGGCGTAGTGGGATTAACTGAGATCAGATTGCATCATGGATCAGGTAAGTGGATTGATGTTGAGGTAGCTGTTAATAACCTCTTGCAAGAAGCTAGTACAAAAGGCGTGGTTGTTAACTGTCGTGATATTAGCGAACGTAAACAAGCAGAAATAGTCTTAAAACAACAAACAATACGAGAGCAAGCTTTGCATAGGTTTACGCGAATGATGCGTAGTTACCTAGATTTAGAAACAATTTGTGCGATCGCTGCTCAAGAAATTACTCTAATATTGCAAGTTGAGCGTGTGGAAATTCAACAATATTTGCCATACGAGCAAGTTTGGTTGATTGTTGCTGAGTATCCACAACAGACAGGACAATTAAACAGTTTGGGGGTGCAAGTTCCTGATGTTGATTACGAAATAAGCACCAAACTTAAGCAGTTACAAGTGGTAAAGATTCAAAATACTGACAATAAAGATACTGAAGCAAGCCAGATTAACCTAAGATATCAAGGCGCTTGGTTATTAGTACCGTTGCATTTTCAACAGCACCTTTGGGGCAGCCTAAGTTTGTGTAATGGTATTGAGGAATGGCAACAATCACAGGTAGAATTAGTTAGTGCGATCGCCGATCAATTAGCGATCGCAATTCAGCAAGCACAACTTTATCAACAAAGTTCAGCAATTAACGCCGACTTAGAAAGCCAAGTGCAAGAACGCACCGCTCAACTAGAACAAAAAATTGAAGAATTAGAACAACTCAATATTCTTAAAGACGATTTTCTTAGCACAGTTTCTCACGAACTGAGAACGCCATTATCAAATATGAAAATGGCAATCCAAATGCTTAAAATCGCTCCTACAAGCGAACGCCGCCAGCGATATCTGGAGATATTGGAATCAGAGTGTGCTAGAGAAACAGAACTAATTAATGATCTTTTAGATTTGCAGAGGCTAGAAGTTGCTAGTTACTCTATCTCTTTAGATAAAATTAATCTTCTAGAGTGGATACCTACAATCGTCACACCTTTTTACTCTCGTATTCAACAACATCAGCAAAACCTGAAAGTTGATCTCTCACCAGATTTGCCGATAATAGTTTCAGATCGTACTAGCTTAGGCAGAATTATTTCAGAACTACTCCACAATGCCTGTAAATACACTCCCCCTGGCGATCAAATTGTTTTCAATGTCAGTTATACAGCTAATTATTCCAGTAAAACTGTAGAACAATCCAACTTAATTATTTTTACAATCAGTAACCAAGTAGAAATCCCAGCATCTGAACTACCACGTATTTTCGACAAGTTTTATCGGGTTCCAAATGCTGACCCTTGGAAACAAGGCGGTACAGGGTTAGGACTTGCGTTGGTGCAAAAACTGATAGAACAGATGGAAGGAACTATTCAAGTTGAAAGCAGTGGGGGATGGACAACATTTATGGTTCAAATTCCACACCGTCCTAGTGAGCATTTGAGATCGGCAAACCCTAGAATGTTAACTTGA
- a CDS encoding CU044_2847 family protein produces MSEVQRLVIEENGEVYEIFVEIKEDPTLATPNAPSNQRPGEMGIADDALVKMQQARTMIRGYTMYVLGAFKDFGAAKVEEVSLKFGLKFGAKAGIPYITEGSSDCNLEISVKCTFPEKDDSLGRQGSNKS; encoded by the coding sequence ATGTCAGAAGTACAACGGCTGGTGATTGAAGAAAATGGCGAAGTTTATGAAATCTTTGTAGAAATTAAGGAAGACCCAACCCTGGCAACTCCCAACGCTCCCAGTAATCAGCGCCCAGGGGAAATGGGCATTGCAGATGATGCTTTAGTAAAAATGCAGCAGGCACGGACAATGATTCGTGGCTATACAATGTACGTTTTAGGAGCTTTTAAGGATTTTGGTGCAGCTAAAGTTGAGGAAGTTTCACTAAAGTTTGGTCTTAAGTTTGGAGCTAAAGCAGGTATTCCTTATATTACAGAAGGTTCTTCCGACTGCAACTTGGAGATTTCGGTGAAATGTACCTTTCCTGAAAAAGACGACTCCCTCGGAAGGCAGGGGAGTAACAAAAGTTGA
- the arsS gene encoding arsenosugar biosynthesis radical SAM (seleno)protein ArsS (Some members of this family are selenoproteins.), which yields MVSTQSSNLITPFQTKLGSALTKNQISVLQINLGKRCNLACSHCHVEASPKRTEELSPEICEQLIKLIYNFPQIKIVDLTGGAPEMNYGFKPVVEAARNTGKQVIVRSNLTIYFEKGFEDIPEYCAKHQTRIVASLPCYLQDNVDKMRGAGVYDASIRAIQILNQLGYGKSSDLILDLVYNPPLPKSENFSLTPDQGKLEQDYKMFLQEHFDIQFNSLLTITNLPIGRTKLSLQRNQLYAPYLKFLDNNFNPNTIEGLMCRNELSVDYLGNVYDCDFNQMENLPAKLPSGEALTVAKFLEAGSLDLIEQVQTAPFCYGCTAGCGSSCGGALTINN from the coding sequence ATGGTTTCTACACAATCATCTAATTTAATCACACCTTTTCAAACAAAGCTCGGCAGTGCTTTAACCAAAAACCAAATTAGTGTTTTACAAATTAATTTGGGTAAACGCTGCAACCTCGCCTGTAGCCACTGTCATGTGGAAGCAAGCCCAAAACGCACAGAGGAACTCTCACCAGAAATATGTGAGCAGTTAATCAAGTTAATTTATAACTTTCCTCAAATAAAAATTGTAGATTTAACTGGCGGTGCGCCAGAGATGAATTATGGTTTTAAACCAGTGGTAGAAGCAGCAAGAAATACAGGGAAACAAGTAATTGTCCGTTCTAATTTGACTATTTATTTTGAAAAAGGATTTGAGGACATTCCTGAATACTGCGCTAAACACCAAACAAGAATAGTTGCTTCTTTACCTTGTTATTTGCAAGATAATGTTGACAAAATGCGTGGCGCAGGTGTTTATGATGCCTCAATTAGAGCTATACAGATACTTAATCAACTCGGATATGGTAAGTCTTCAGATTTAATCTTGGACTTAGTTTATAATCCTCCGCTTCCTAAATCAGAAAATTTCTCTCTTACTCCAGATCAAGGTAAGCTTGAACAAGATTATAAAATGTTCCTTCAAGAACATTTTGACATTCAATTTAACAGTTTGTTGACAATCACCAATTTACCAATTGGTAGAACTAAACTTTCTCTACAGCGCAATCAACTATATGCACCTTACTTAAAGTTTTTGGATAATAATTTTAATCCTAATACTATTGAAGGTTTGATGTGTAGGAATGAGCTTTCAGTTGATTATTTAGGCAATGTTTATGATTGCGACTTTAATCAGATGGAAAATCTACCTGCTAAACTGCCATCTGGTGAAGCATTAACAGTGGCAAAGTTTTTAGAAGCTGGTAGTTTAGATTTAATCGAACAGGTACAAACTGCACCCTTTTGTTATGGTTGTACGGCTGGGTGTGGCTCTAGTTGTGGTGGCGCTTTGACAATTAACAATTAA
- a CDS encoding C1 family peptidase, whose product MGFNITALKQEEPLGESNIFSKQELLEIDNLAKNVETNTVEIFSTDPIQIPISKSLSFEKSVNCEPQLTPYLFLPSVVDLSYWCSAIEDQGSINSCTAFAASGLIEYFANKSQGKYTDVSPMFLYKAARNLMNVTGDVGASLRETMKAIALFGVPPEEFWKYEEDRVEDEPPAFCYSYAQNYQSLKYFRLDYAGISKETLLFQLKAVLAAGFPCMFGFTIYSSVYDEFNIHKGYIPFPDAVKDQVVGGHAVVAVGYDDFKEIPQADSKLISQGALLIRNSWGREWGCKGYGWLPYDYLLQGLTRDWWSLLKTEWFEADNFGFGARNFGVEDKNSDQP is encoded by the coding sequence ATGGGGTTCAATATTACTGCTTTAAAGCAAGAAGAACCTCTAGGGGAGTCCAATATTTTTAGCAAACAAGAGTTGCTAGAAATTGATAATTTAGCTAAAAACGTTGAAACAAATACTGTTGAGATTTTTTCAACAGACCCTATTCAAATTCCAATCAGTAAAAGTTTGTCTTTTGAAAAATCAGTTAATTGTGAACCACAATTAACACCTTATTTATTTTTACCAAGTGTAGTTGACTTAAGCTACTGGTGTTCTGCAATTGAAGATCAAGGTTCTATAAATTCCTGTACTGCTTTTGCTGCTAGTGGATTAATTGAATATTTTGCTAACAAAAGTCAAGGGAAATATACAGATGTTTCTCCAATGTTTCTGTATAAAGCTGCGCGTAACTTAATGAACGTGACAGGCGATGTCGGGGCATCTTTACGAGAGACAATGAAAGCGATCGCACTTTTTGGTGTACCTCCAGAAGAATTTTGGAAATATGAAGAAGACAGAGTAGAAGATGAACCACCTGCATTTTGCTACTCCTATGCCCAAAATTATCAATCCTTAAAATATTTCCGCTTAGACTACGCTGGTATTTCCAAAGAAACTTTGTTATTTCAACTCAAGGCAGTTTTAGCAGCAGGTTTTCCCTGTATGTTTGGGTTTACAATTTATTCTTCTGTTTATGATGAATTTAATATTCACAAAGGCTATATACCTTTTCCAGATGCTGTAAAAGATCAAGTTGTAGGCGGTCATGCTGTTGTTGCTGTTGGTTACGATGATTTTAAAGAAATTCCCCAAGCAGACTCAAAATTAATTTCTCAAGGTGCATTATTAATCCGAAATTCGTGGGGAAGAGAATGGGGATGCAAAGGTTATGGCTGGCTACCTTATGATTATCTGCTGCAAGGACTAACCCGCGATTGGTGGTCGCTACTTAAAACAGAATGGTTTGAAGCCGATAATTTTGGTTTTGGTGCTAGAAATTTTGGGGTAGAGGATAAAAATTCTGATCAGCCGTGA